A genomic segment from Tachysurus fulvidraco isolate hzauxx_2018 chromosome 21, HZAU_PFXX_2.0, whole genome shotgun sequence encodes:
- the LOC125139865 gene encoding ribosome biogenesis protein NSA2 homolog, with translation MATKVCFVGDGFKRKPPKYERFIRPMGLRFQKAHVTHPELKATFHLPILGVKKNPLSSPLYTTLGVIPKGTVIEVNISKLGLVTQGGKVIWGKYAQVTNNPENDGCINAVLLV, from the exons ATGGCGACCAAAGTGTGCTTTGTTGGAGATGGTTTTAAACGCAAACCACCAAAATATGAACGCTTTATCAGACCAATG GGTCTAAGGTTTCAGAAGGCACATGTAACCCACCCTGAGCTGAAGGCTACATTCCACCTGCCCATCCTGGGTGTGAAGAAGaaccccctctcctctcccctctacACCACACTTGGAGTCATCCCCAAGGGAACAGTCATCGAGGTCAACATCAGTAAGCTTGGTCTGGTCACACAAGGTGGCAAAGTTATTTGGG GTAAATACGCACAGGTGACCAATAACCCAGAAAACGACGGCTGCATTAACGCTGTGCTGTTGGTGTGA
- the LOC125139864 gene encoding torsin-1A-like — MKERASLVLYFILIPSVIVQAFEPISTSILTGAGVAALGKKLYNYLVETCNEHWVGFNKTGLEADLESKLFGQHVASRVVLKAVSGFMNDENPKKPLVLSLHGWTGTGKNFVSQLIANNIYQRGMSSGFVHLFTATAHFQHEAELEVYKSQLQQWIKGNVSACPRSMFVFDEMDKMHPGLIDSIKPYLDFYEVLDGVSYRQAIFIFLSNAGGENIVQVALDFWKEGKDREEIELKHFEEALSLSVFNNKNSGFWHSSLIEKNMVDYFVPFLPLQYKHVVQCGRAEMISKGHKPNEEAVEQMAHDMNYFPREERVFSVQGCKVIYIRLNFYI; from the exons ATGAAAGAAAGAGCCTCGTtggtgttgtattttattttaataccgAGCGTTATTGTTCAGGCTTTTGAACCTATAAGCACAAGCATTCTGACAGGCGCTGGTGTGGCCGCACTGGGAAAGAAACTGTACAATTATTTAGTGGAAACATGTAATGAGCACTGGGTCGGATTCAACAAGACTG GTCTTGAAGCAGATCTGGAGAGCAAGCTGTTCGGCCAGCATGTAGCATCTCGTGTTGTCCTCAAAGCTGTGTCCGGCTTCATGAACGACGAGAACCCGAAGAAGCCCCTCGTCCTCTCGCTGCACGGCTGGACTGGCACAGGCAAAAACTTTGTCAGTCAGCTAATCGCCAATAACATTTATCAGCGTGGAATGTCTAGTGGATTTGTGCACTTGTTTACTGCCACAGCACACTTCCAACATGAAGCAGAGCTGGAAGTGTACAAG TCCCAACTGCAGCAGTGGATTAAGGGCAACGTGTCGGCCTGCCCTCGCTCCATGTTCGTATTCGACGAGATGGATAAGATGCACCCAGGCCTGATTGACAGCATCAAACCATACTTAGATTTTTACGAAGTTCTAGACGGAGTCTCCTACCGCCAGGCCATCTTTATCTTTCTAAG TAACGCCGGCGGTGAAAACATCGTGCAGGTTGCGCTGGATTTTTGGAAAGAAGGAAAGGATCGAGAAGAGATTGAGCTGAAACATTTTGAGGAAGCCCTATCCCTGTCTGTGTTTAACAACAAGAACA GTGGTTTTTGGCACTCAAGTCTAATAGAAAAGAACATGGTGGACTACTTTGTGCCCTTCCTTCCCCTGCAGTACAAACACGTTGTGCAGTGCGGCCGAGCCGAGATGATCAGCAAGGGCCATAAACCCAACGAGGAGGCTGTGGAGCAAATGGCTCATGACATGAACTATTTCCCTCGTGAAGAGCGTGTCTTTTCCGTGCAGGGCTGCAAGGTTATCTACATCAGGCTGAACTtctacatctaa